The window ACAGTAGATGCCATCGACAATCAATCTGTTGTCTATTCTCTATCAGTTGATTTGGAGGGGATACATTGAAGGGCGAGGATATAGAAACGGTAATTGGGAAGAATAAAGAATACAAGCAGAATCCCATAACAGATAGAAATAAAAATAGAAATGATATGGGTTTTATTTTGTATTCTACGCTTATTAGTATGATGATTTCTATCATAGTCCTTACCTTATTGTTAGGTATCGTATTCTATGCAGTTATGTGGGATGCTAAATTACTTGATAGTGTAGCTATGATGGAGGATGGTCGATATACACGGCGTATGGTTGTGGCTCATATGATATGGAATCCTGTGAAGGTTACTGTAGAAGACCATAACACAAGTTTATATATTCACGATACAAAGCGTACAACCTTAACTGTACAACGTCATGCACTATACAGGAAATTAACAGATGGCAGCTTGCAGCCTGTCAGTGGTAGTCGCATCGTGGGAACTACAGATAAACGAAATGTGGGCTATACACAAGAATACCCTTTTAGTGTAGATACTAATGGGACCGTGTATTTACGCTGGTACATTAATAATCGTTTTGTTAATGATAAAAAATACACAAGTGGTTATGGAGGATTATCCATATATGAGGTTTCTATTGGACAGAGTGCTATTTATGATTGGTATACAAGTAAAGAGGACACAAGTCATGAACATAGGAGCCCATAACGCGGGATTTATTACATATATAGCGATACTTACGATGTCTTTTTTATTACTATTAGCTTTTATGGGGCTTCGTATAGGACAAATATGTGAAAGTAATGTGGTAGACGAATTGCACTTGGAAGAGGCCCATTACGCGGCACAGAGAGGTGCCCATTGGTTTGTAGGCTATTGTAAATTAGGAAATGTATGGGACTTTCAAAATAAACTAGTTGTGATAGATGATGAAAATGTAGAGATTACTATTGAAGCGGACCAATCAACAGACAATCCGCGTCATATTATGAGTTATGGAAAATTGAAAAATAGTGAAATCGTGAGTCGTGTACATATGTATGTGACCGTAGATAAAGAAAAACATATGCATGTTATAAAGGTAAAACCTTATTGAGGTGATTCTATGAAACGAAAAAAGAGAATACATTCTGGAGTATGTATAACTGACGAACATATTGTATGTGTTACCGCTCATATAGAAAATAAAACAATGGTCATTACTGATGCGTTAGAAATGAAGCGTACAGGACCTATTGATGAAGACGTTACAAAATTTATAGAAACGTATGATTTAGATGAAGGGGCCTATAGTATTGTTGCTAATATTGATACACAAATGCATGTAGCACCTTATGATCCTCATGATTTTGATATGAAGGAGTTTATAAAGTGGAATATAGAGGACTACTTTAGTTTTGAGGGGGATAGTTTCCAAATGGATGCTTGTCGCCGGGAATATCCACGACACAATTATCATATGTTTATGGTGGCTGTAGATCGGCATTCACTAGAGCTTTTGAAGCAAGGTATACGAGATACTTATGCACCTGTTGATGTTATTGATTTTTGGCCTATTCCTATTTGTTATTGCTTGATGCGGCGCAGCGGTACTGTAACAGGTGTTGTGGAAGAAGGCGCCATGCATTTATGGCTTTGGTGGAATGATATATGTATTCAAGAGTGTATTGTACCTATTACTAGTAGCGATGTAGCTGAAGCTATGGATAAGTTAGGAGTGAGATTACAAGACTTTGGTATAGATGAGATACAGGGAATTCGGATGTATGGGTTAGAATCTATAACAAATGAAGAACGGACAGATATGGAAGGTATAATTTCCATGTATGGAGAAACTGAATATATTCCATTATTATTCTTAGGTCGTGGCCGTAATCGTTGCAAGCAAGGGCAATTAGATTGGGACATGGCTATTGGTATGGCGGCAAGGGGGCTTAAATGGATTGGATTGGGCTGGTAAGGACAGATGTATTAATTTAATGCCTCGCTCGTTACGATGGCATAGTTTATGGCATACCTATCGATACCTTCTTTATGGGATAAGTCTTATATACATTATAGTAGGGCTTGTTACTATATATAGTTGTTGGTCAAGCTATCGTAGCTATGAAAATCGAAAGATAGACTTTGTGCGATTGCAAGCAAATGCTCAGTATCAAGAAATACATCAACAATATGGTGAATTAATGGAAATAAGAAATAAAATAATAAAGAATAAAATCCTTAAGAATCAAACAGATATATTACCCAATACAATGGTCGTATATATTCTTGATGCCGCTATGTCAGAACATATTAGTCTACAGCATCTTAGCATTAAGGATGGGCGTATCAGTATAGATGGTATAGGTACGAGTGACGAAATGTGTCGTAAATTTATTGCTATTCTCCAACAAAAATTACTAGGGATGGAGTGTCATGGAACAGTTAAAGCAGATAAAGGTGTTTATACATTCCATATGGACGGATCTAAAAGAGAGCACAACGTATCAGGTCGAGAGAATATTAACGGGCCTAGTGTTGTGGGGGATGCTCATTAGCCTTTCTATGTATGGGCTTATCTATTTTGAAGACAAAAATAATAGCTTAAAAAATCAACAAGAAAATTATAATATACAAATGAATGCTGAGTCAGATTATATAGTGTCTAATGAAGCAAAACTATTAGAATCTTTTACACGGAACAAGACATCTAATACGAGTTCTAATACAAATATTTTTGATTCCTTGCAAGGAGAACCATTAATGATTGTCAGTACTGATGAGCATGAAGGTATACTAGAATTAACAGTATTAGGTAGTACAGAGCGTATGATTAACTGGATAAATACTGTTGAAGAAAAGGATCCTTCACGCCGTATAGAAATAGAAGATATAGAACGTAAAGGTAATGTAGTTTATGTGCATTGTGCAATTAAATCGATTATAAAACCTTAATGAAAATCGGGTGTACTGTATAGAGACAGATTATAGATTTTATGTCTATAGTCTGTCTTTGTTTTTGGACCATTTTATAGTACAATGAAGGATATGTAATGATAAGGGGCACATAATAGATGATAATAAAACGGAATATTATGCTCATCGGTTCTATGGGAAGTGGCAAAAGTCACTTTGGACGGAACCTTGCAGAACGCAAGGGTTGGCAATTTGTAGATACCGATCGCGTATTAGAAAGTCGTTTTGGGTTGCCCATTGCTGAGATTTTTAAAAAGATAGGAGAAAAAGCATTCCGCCGCGCCGAAATGGATGTACTAAAAAAGGTTTGCTTATACCATGAAGCAGTGATTTCTGTGGGGGGGAATTTTCCTATTGAACATCGCACCTTAAAGGTATTAAAAAAATATTCCTATATTATTGGTATCCGAGCTGCACAATTCCGTATTGTCAGTCGCGTGAATCGCCGTGTTGGGAAACGGCCTACCATGGACTATAGTAATGTGAATGCCTTTGTACATGCTATGATACAATCGTGGAAGCCCGTGTATAAGCAGTGCGATTTTGTACTAGATACAACAAATGGCCGGACCTATGATTTTATACAGCGTATTGAGGATGAATTAGATGCCTCAGATGTGCAATTTAAAGCAAGACGTCAACCCAATGATACAAACGATGTAGATGCTAAAGAAGCATCTGAAGATATACAATTTAATAATCACCAAAGTAGGAAAAAAGAGATTTCTGAAGCAGTATCAAAAAGAGCAATGTCTAATAAAATTCGTTATGATAAAAGGTATAAACAAAAGACTTCTAATCAAACGAATAAAAAAGGTAAGGCACATAGTATATCCAAACAACGTACACCACAAGGGGGTAATGGATATGAGAAGAATCGCAATACTAACAAGCGGCGGAGACGCACCTGGAATGAACGCCGCCATAAGAGCGCTAACTAGAAAAGCTATACATGAAGGTTTTGAAGTATTTGGCATTGAACGTGGCTATTTAGGTATTATTGAGGAAAAGATATTTCCCTTATCGAATCGAGACGTTGGTGGCATCATAACACAAGGTGGTACGATGCTGAAAACAGCACGTTTTCCAGAATTTCAAAATGAAGAAATTCAACGCAAAGCTTATAATATTTTGAAAGCTTATGACATTGACCATCTAGTCGTTATCGGTGGTGATGGCTCCATGCGTGGTGCTACAAGTTTATCTAAACTTGGTATGTCTACTATGACCATTCCATGTACGATTGATAATGACATGGGTGGCACACAATATACGATAGGCTATGATACGGCTCTCAATACGGTAGTTGATGCGGTTGGGCGTATTCGTGATACATCAAACTCCCATGAACGTGTAGCTATTGTGGAGGTTATGGGGCGCAAAGCTGGACATATTGCATTAAAGGCAGGCCTAGCTTGTGGGGCAGAAATAGTTTTGGTTCCTGAAAATCCCATGCCTTTACATGCGGTTTGTC of the Veillonella parvula genome contains:
- a CDS encoding shikimate kinase produces the protein MIIKRNIMLIGSMGSGKSHFGRNLAERKGWQFVDTDRVLESRFGLPIAEIFKKIGEKAFRRAEMDVLKKVCLYHEAVISVGGNFPIEHRTLKVLKKYSYIIGIRAAQFRIVSRVNRRVGKRPTMDYSNVNAFVHAMIQSWKPVYKQCDFVLDTTNGRTYDFIQRIEDELDASDVQFKARRQPNDTNDVDAKEASEDIQFNNHQSRKKEISEAVSKRAMSNKIRYDKRYKQKTSNQTNKKGKAHSISKQRTPQGGNGYEKNRNTNKRRRRTWNERRHKSAN
- a CDS encoding ATP-dependent 6-phosphofructokinase; amino-acid sequence: MNAAIRALTRKAIHEGFEVFGIERGYLGIIEEKIFPLSNRDVGGIITQGGTMLKTARFPEFQNEEIQRKAYNILKAYDIDHLVVIGGDGSMRGATSLSKLGMSTMTIPCTIDNDMGGTQYTIGYDTALNTVVDAVGRIRDTSNSHERVAIVEVMGRKAGHIALKAGLACGAEIVLVPENPMPLHAVCRHLKETQIRGKEYSVILVAEGAYNSGEVKAFIKEHTEFDPSLTVLGYLQRGGGPSAFDAILAARMSEVCINLLMSGVANRLVGYIDGHIRALSYEEAERLEFPIDEKDYRLLSILSS